One Arachis hypogaea cultivar Tifrunner chromosome 2, arahy.Tifrunner.gnm2.J5K5, whole genome shotgun sequence genomic window, atccctcctaaataatttttataaaaattaaaaatatatgggAGTTAATGATCATAGGAAGATCACTAGTAAAAATAGTAATTATACTTGAGaaataaatttttcattttttttatataaatatgataAAGTGTAATTTTctattatgtaattttaaataaaactaaaaaaatataaaaaatatattatgaaataaaaaatacacttaacaattaacaatattaataaaaaaatagaaaagatttatttttatttttcactgcaATAATAATGAATGTTACGTATTAAATGAGTGAATAATATGCATAATATTATAAGCTCATAAACTTATAAACTCAAACTTTCATTTTGTATTTATTCTTGTAATATCCAAATACGAAAAAAATCAGTACACAATACTATCatgttaaaataattaatcattttaaatataattaattagcttaactattaaaaattttacatgCAACAGAGAGAAGGTCTTGTAAAGCTCCATCTCACTTTTAAAATGATAGATTTTGTCTTCTTATTTAAAGGATACTTGTCAATTATTTACTAAGACAACACAAATCTATAGGTACACCATAGAATTCaccaaatattaaataatataaataatagatatatcaaatttaatttatgattattttaatattaaaatttagataaataatttaaaaatataatatatttttattttattagactaattttaaaatttattatttatattatttataaaaattattatttagctagcaaaatcttaaaattagaaaaaggaaaaaaaaaaggataatgtTGTTGCATGAGAGAAATCGTGGGTGTGTGACTGCGTATTTGTCATCTTCTTCGGAATGAGAGTCGTTTATAACttgttctcttccttcttcttctttctctaatTCTCTTCTAAGGTTATAAGTGTAACCGTCATCACCCGCTACTCATTACTTCACTCGTGTTTCTTCTTCAACACACACTCTcccctcttctctttcttcatcGCCATCCATGGCTCCCCCCTCACTCTCTCAATGTGAAAAAACTGAACAACTGCCACCTCATCACCACCACCTCCAAGACCTCCTCAATGCCGCCCGCCCTTTCCTTCGCCGGGAGCTACACTCTGTTGACAACAACCTCCCGTCGTTGTTTGACCTACTCTGCTCCGTCGGCGCCGGCGAGTGCTGGCACAAGCATGGCAGCTTCCTCGACCACCTCACCGACGTCCACCGCATCCTCAAGCTCTGGAAGGCACCGGACTCCGTCTGCCTCTGCGGCCTCTTCCACTCAGCATACTCCAACTCCTACGTCAACCTCGCCATCTTCGACCCTTCCACCGGCCGCGACGTCGTTCGCGGCCACGTCGGCGACGAAGCCGAGCGCCTCATCCATCTCTTCTGCATCGTTCCAAGGCAGCCGCTCATCCACGACGACCTCCTCTTTCGCTACTCCGACGAAGAACTCGTCAGTCACCTCCGCGAATCAGAGATCTCACTCAACAACGCCAAGGAGAAAGGAATCTTCAACGGAGAAGAACACTGGAGGAAGAAGGTACAGGGAATCGTTCCGGCGGAGGGAGTTATCGTGAAGCATATCCGTACGGGGGAGGACGTTAGGGTTTCGAGGAGAGCGGTAGCGATTTTCCTGATGTTAACAATGGCGGACTTCTGCGACCAGTGGTTCGGTTTCCAGGACACACTTTTCGAGAACGACGACGGCCGCCTCGAGTTTTCCGGGAACAATTGCGAGGCTCTTTGGCCCGGAGACGGAAAGCCCGGGCTTTGGTTCAGCTCGATTTCGAGAATGGGCGCGGTTTATAACCTAATTTGGAGGGAGGAAGAAATTTTTAtgttggaaaataaaaaaagtaaaactgATTATGATTTTCATTTTGATAGGGACGAGCACATTGAGCTGGTTGTGCCGCCGGTTTTCGATAACTGCACGAAGGTTGTGGCGGCGGAGGATGGGATAGCGGCGAGGGAGTTGTACTGGGATGCCGTGTGCGGCAAGAAAGAGGGTTTGGAGAGGAAGGAGGAGTTGCTGTTGGGGTCTATAGAGAAGAATCCGTTTGCAGGTGAGCCGTACGTGGTGCTGAGTCAGGTGTACCTAACCGAGGGGAGGTTCGAGGAGGCGGAGAAGGCGGCGGAGACAGGGCTGAAATTGCTTCTGGAGTGGGGGTGCCCTTGGGATAAGAGGACTTCATGGGAAGGTTGGGTTGCTTGGGTTAGGGTCTTGCTTTTGAAGGCTATGGAGAAATCTTGGCCTAACACCGGCTTCGGTATTCTCAACTTGGGCCTTGTAAAGTAAAATGTATCCATGGCTACTCGTATAAAGATAGTTgggagctactcaaatgaagatgcaaaaaacatctttttatgaagatgctttgtataaaagtgtgatttattgatttgaccacacttcaaataaaaacaacacttttataacatatcaaaatctaaccctacactccatcatctaaaggtcaaaaagaaaaatcatcacatgaagacaattataatatcttcatgggagtacccaCCAAGATGGTTAACATAGTTTTGTagttaataaaaatagaataaatagtcATTTTAGTATCTGAATTTGATAAAATGAGatttcaatattttgtttttaataaaataaacttttaaaattagtttcaTTTGATAAAATGAACTAATTATTAACGAACCACTCTAaacatttaaattattttgtcaaaTAAAACTGATATTTGGTAGtttatttagttaaaaacaaaaattagagtttgttttatttatttaagatcaaaataattatttgttcCTAAAACTATGAGCTGAAATATGGTTAAATAATTTGTTAAGTTTGATACAACGTTAAATAGAGTTTATGTTTATATTGAGCTATTTGTTTGCTTCCATCTTAAGCTATTCTAATCTTATCCAACTCGTTTGTTGGATGTGTATGAAAGAAATGTAATGGTTTAAAGCGAGGCTTCATTCAATGCGTAGCAATAATTCATGGAAAATGACTCCACGTGAACAGATCTGAAACTGAAAGCTTTTGCCTCCATCAGCAATGCTGCAGTGGAGAATATGACAATGCATGGCAGGAATAACAATTCCTCATAATAAAGATAGGAAAATTTCGTATAGTCAGAGAATTTGTCTTGACTCATTTCTTTCTTATCGACGAGTTATTTCGTATTTACCATTTTCGCCTTGTGCTTCCATTGAAATGCTAAACAAGTGTTGATAGTTTGGATGATTggtttctttttaatttgttttagatgttactttcttgttagtaTGATATGAACTCTTTAAATAACTATTTCACTCTACTTCTTGATTGGATACTTGCATACTAGTATTATCTCTCTTGGTTATGGTTTAAAAAGAAATATTATAAGTACACTAAAAATAagtgataataaataataaaaattaatttttaaatagttaatattaatcattttttattgtaattttttttttgagaatttaaagtttaaaatttaagatatataatttagaattaaaaaaaattattgatgtcAACTAAAAAAATTGGCTTTCTGTTTAAATTTGTtatcaaattagttattatatatttatatatattttattttttatatttttaaaatgtattttatattttatactaattgaaatacatagaaataCTTAGAAATCTATGGAAGTGTCTAGATGCCTTTAAAATGTGAAAATGACATGTGACCATAGCCTATATGTACATGCAAATAATGACTAAATAATTGCGTTTTGTGGGGACTATGGCTTTTATGAGTCATGACTTCTCCGATATTTGATTTAAagagctcaagagctaattgtatTATGTTTGTCTAATTTGAACCACTCCAATTTTTTTGATATGATTGATCATAACAACCACAAAACTTTATTGTTTCACCTCATGGTTGATCTTATGACATTTTTTGCATTCCATCTGCACCTTTCTTTGATCAAGTTGGTTTATTTTCCTCGTAATAATTGTGGACCTGATTTCAAAATGTATGATTTTTAAATCAGTATCAACAATATAATCAATTGATGAGACATTTAACCACACACTTATTAGGAGCTCATCTTATTCCAATGACCATGACATGTCATGTTCTTCACATTATGCTGATAATGGAGACCATTACAGTCAAGCCCATCATCATTGAAAATTTGTTAACATTATGGACTATGATTCAGAGAGATGGGAATTTCTTGAGTTAGAGGACTCATTCCTATATGCTTTCAGAGTAAATAAAAAGACTTACTCTTTCTAATCAATTTATGTCATATATGCTAAACTGACTTTGTTGTAAATATCTATTAACTAATAGATGAGTACAAGAGTTATAATTTGCACCGAAAGCACCTAAATTTTTTCCTGGGTGTAGTGATTGTTGGACTAAAGTTTTGTAAAGGGAGGTGGAAATGACCGTGAAGTGTGAACTTTGATTAGGAGAGAAAATGGAAGTATATAAAAATCAGGAGTTATTTAGAAATTTGGATTCTGGATATTTGGATAATTTTAGGGGTGTACGCGGATCGGATGGAATCGGATATGACTAAAATTCTATCCGATTCGCACAATTTTCATCAGATTGGATATGATATCCGCGTATTTTTAGTGGCAGATTCGATCCAATCTAATCCGATCTGCAGATCAGATCGGATCGAATATCGGGTATATCCGCATACttaaactttctttttttaatcatatttatgtgtaaaagaaattcaataaaaatgtttctttcacacttttaaacttatttatttctaaataacaaaaataaaataaaacaatgtaTGAATAATaactactaactaaaacatacatacaagtaaatataataccaaatatatatatttacattttttaattattattattcggATCTGCAAATCTGCGTATCGGATATGCGGATGCagagcagatatccgcgatccgatccgTAAAGAGTGCGGATCGGATCCTATCCAATCCGATCAGAATGCGGATCGGATCGTATtcgcaattttcggatcggatgcggatatttaccgCAGATTTACAGATACGATCCTATCAATGAACACCCCTAGATAATTTGATGGATGAGAATTGCACATATATGAATTTTGTGGAGAGTTGGAATTTGGCATGTAATAgacagaattaaaattaaaatgatttggATGTATTGTCTCACAAAGTAGAAGAGAGAAATTTGCATCATATCTGATATCACTCTATTAATGAGTGAGAGAAGCAAAACTTCGATGTTCAAAGTGGGACTCGTCCCTTTACTATTCATGGAGGGAGAGAAAGAATGCTTTCCCTCAATGGACAAGGACAGTCCCATCTGAGAGGAAAAGTTATTGGCAGTGAAAATCAGCCAGGATCTTTAGATGTTGAATTGGGACAAAACCATATCCTTGATCTTTAATGTTGTTGGACTTGATCATTTGGCGGCAATGACATCTGATTTTATCTTAGGACTAAATGCTTTATAAGATTCCATAAATCTTAACCAGTGAAAAATTAAATGGAAGGCTAAGATTTAAGCTTTTTCTTTttggggcctgctacacatacaagtaaaaaggccgtacaagttttacaagttatcaacccaaacttcattaacacgcgcattaactcattttgaatggagcgtaactacacgcgccccactcaaacggttctcttcgtcttcttcttcttcttcttctcttcttcgtcttcctcttcctcttcctcttcctcttcctcttcctcttcttcttcttcgttttttttttttcgattttcatggtttctgaaatttttcttattcttcttgctgcacgttcttcttcctcttactcttcttcttctccttttctttcgtttctgcacgttcttcttcctcgttttcctctttttcttcttcttcttcatttacgtcttttctctctgttttctcgtttttttcgatttttcatggtaaaatcgtttttgaagaagaagaagcagcagaagatgaggaggagaaagagaaagagttctgaattatgcatgatttacaggtactataatatgaagtggtgttccagatagattggaacccatatatgacggtctgcatagagatctgcataatacacccaaacacagactataaatacacccgataaaaaattaaatttacacccctgctgcagattttaacccaacactacctgaaagccacttgttgtccacaagacaaaaattaattaaactctctctggtgtattcaaaatgtctgatctacaggtactataatatgaagtggtgattcAGATAGATtgaaacccatatatgacggtctgcatagagatctgcataatacacccaaacacagactataaatacacccgataacaaattaaatttacacccctgctgcagattttaacccaacactacctgaaagccacttgttgtccacaagaccaaaattaattaaactctctctagtgtattcaaaatgtctgatttacaggtactataagatgaagtggtgatccagatagattggaacccatatatgacggtctgcatagagatctgcataatacacccaaacacagactataaatacacccggtaaaaaattaaatttacacccttgctgcagattttaacccaacactacctgaaagtcacttgttgtccacaagaccaaaattaattaaactctctctggtatattcaaaatgtctgatttacaggtactataagatgaagtggtgatccagatagattggaacccatatatgacggtctgcatagagatctgcataatacacccaaacacagactataaatacacccgataacaaattaaatttacacccctgctgcagattttaacccaacactacctgaaagccacttgttgtccacaagaccaaaattaattaaactctctctggtgtattcaaaatgtctgatttacaggcactataatatgaagtggtgatccagatagattggaacccaaatatgacggtctgcatagagatctgcataatacacccaaacacagactataaatacacccgataacaaattaaatttacacccctgctgcagattttaacccaacactacatgaaagccacttgttgtccacaagaccaaagtttagcagaaaatcattccaattcctatcaaatgagtctttgctatgatagtttcattttccctctctgctacatgtaatcaattgattcttaatctcattttcctttctatttgtgctccgaactcttgtagaaaaacctgcaaccTTGGTATAGTTTCTGTAAAATTTTcgagcatcttcaagggtggtaaaggtcattccaaccttcggaacaaactggtcatcaacaataGAGAGGTTGCAGAATACACTATGtcaaaaactataaatacaccatgtcaaaacgaagctggagttacagagagaaaaactaacgtcaatgacgaagaacaaaccaatgagaaaggagaggaaaagaacgatcgaaaaaccaggggaagacgcgcgagaagaagaacgatgaaatttgaaaagaaagaaaacaaagaaggaaacaaatcttttaaatttggtagttatacaAACGCGGGATCTTTGTATGGCGCGTGTAAGTGACGTAGGAGTTGCAGCGTGTTTTAGCGGATTAGGCGTTAATGAACTTGTAATAGttacaagccctaatcgcttgtatactaagcttttctctttcttttttatataCAATGTAATATTTTAACAATTCCTTATTTTCTTTAAACTTGGTTAATTGTACTGTGGCTGGATTGAGTCAAGGAGAATGTTGGGAAGCAGGCAATTATATTTGGATAAAAGTgtaattttataaacttttttttgGTCGTGggtaactttaaaattttaagattccAAATACTATCAAGGTCTAGAATTCCTATTGGCCCACTGAAGTCATAACAATGATTATATTGCCTTTAACAGTGATTTTCAATGAATAAGACTACACATTAATATATGGATTTATCTAACAAGTGTCATGGAAAACACTACGAAGACTCAAATTTGAAACAAAACATCTTTATTGGATGGGAGAGACTTGAATTTAGGTGGAATAACCTACTCAGAAAACATGCACATATAGACCAAATGCTAATTTATAAGAAGGCTTCCACAATGAAAAGGAGTATTATTTGCCAATTACAACAGAAGATAATAAGAAAGGGGGGAACCAAATCTTGTTTTCATTCCCACTACAAAAATGAAACATCAGCTTAGGGAAGCAATCCACATCATGAAATAAAGTTTATTATGTCCATTTGAGCTTGTAGCTTAAGCAAGTGCACCAGTACAAGCAGTGACTGGAGTAGCTTCCTGCTGTTTCTTTGGAGTACTATATTTCTTGGTAATAAACCTGGAAAAAATTGACCAAAGTTGGGAGTTCGCAAACCATTCTGAGTTAACAGCCATGTTAATTGTCAAAAACAAGTATTCTTTGATACTTTTTTTTGTTGCTTGCTAACAAATATCACACCAACTTGTGTGTAGCAGATAAAGAGGGTaattgaagagagagagagagagagagagagagagagagagagagagagagagagagagagagagagagagagagacagagagagagagagactacaACTTCCAAAGATATAATTAGTAGCAACTTTAAAACAGAAATGGTTAGTTTCATAGTTTATTGTGATAGATGGCAAAAATTAGCACTTATGCCACAATTTTGTTCCTTTCTGTTTAGTTGAACACTTCATGATAGacagtttaaaaaaattataaccctTTGTGTGTGTGTGGAAAAAATAGCACTTATGCCATAAATTTATAACTTTCTACTAAGAAGATACCAAATTATGAAACTTTAAATTGTCACACACTCACACCAAAAGTTCAGGGTTCAAGGTTAAAATATCAACAAAGGAAAAAATAGAGAGGAGCAAACAAGGTTACCTAAAGAAGTCCCTCCACAGCAACTCAAACATCAACCAATTTGTTCCATTGCTGGATGAGCCATTTCCACCATCATTACGATTTGATGAAGCAGCAACGGTTCTATTAGTGACAAAATGCATCAGTAAATGTATATCCCAAGCATATGTGACAAAATGATATTACTAAATTAAAtgaaagaatatttaaaaaagaacCTGCTGGCAGTTTTCTTTAGCTCCTCAAACATTGTACGAGGAGAGAGGCATCCCATTGCCAACCATGGAGAAATTTTGCAGGAGAAGTTGGCACCATAAATACTATCTTGTGCACCATCTTTAATCCCTTTGTTTGGTTGAGCTTCACACTCAGCTGCAAATTTTTTGAGCCTTTGTAGGGCTTCAGTTTCCCCTCCAATCATGGAATTATTAGCAGCTGCTTTCCCCTCCTACATGATGAGAAATGACAATCAATATCATCACGATTCACCAAAAATCTATTCACCTTCTCCAGggaacagaagaatgtcaaggcAAATACAATTTGGcaacagaaaagaagagaaaagaggagatattttgtcaagtaaaaacttaaaGAATTCAAGTTAGGTCTCAATAAACAGGAAACATATTATGTTGGTAGTTGTTTTCATCCATTTCATGACAGATTCATATAGACATGATTAGTTGCCTAGTATAAAACCATAAAACATTTTGAATTCAAAGTTTTTTAAAGCAACTAAAGGCTAAAGCACTTTGAGAAGATCTAGAACTACTTTATGCTGATGCCTGAATTAAATTGAACGCAGTATTACAGATTCATTTATGGTCCAACATCTATTAATAGGGGGGGAAGTGGCAGGACCGGGCGAAGGATAACCGCAACATTAATTAATCCATCCTACTTTGCCACTGGACATCCAGTCCAAACACTTGAATCAAGACACTAAAATATGAACATTCCTAAATGGTTTCACCTATAGCTATTGTATTGGACTACACTCCATCAGATCATATAAGATATAACTAACCGTTTAGGCAACATCTACCTTCCCACAAAAAATAAGTATTACCTAAGCATTTTCCTCTAATGCATTAATTCCATATCTTATCAGAACCAAAAAATTCAACCGAAAAACTAACTACATTACTCAATACAATGCTAGACAAATATGAATATAAGTATGCATCATAGCTCAAAATCATCATAAACCAGACCAAACCAAAGACACAAACCTGAGCCATTGTAGCAGCCGGATTAAGACCAAGGTCAGTCAAAGTAGGAATATCGCCGGGCTCAACATCGCCGCGCTTGGGCAGACCTTTGAGCTGATCCAAAGCCTCAATAGTCTTCCTAATATCCAAGCCTTTCACCTTATCCCTAAACCCTCCATAATTGGAAGGCATATCTTCCAACCCAAACGGCAAATCATCAACATGGTACAATGTGCTTCCCCAAAAGCACTTCACTTCAACATTCTCCTCTTTCATAACCTTCTCCACCTTCTCCTCAGTTTTAACTTCATCATGTGAAACCTCTTTATGCATATACACAGCATCAGCACCAACGGCTTTAACAAGCTCAACTAAAACCGTTTCTGGTTTCCCAACCCTGACAACGAGATCCGACCCACGTTCTTGAAGATTCTTCCTGAGATTCGAAACCGATTGGATCAAGAAATTGGCGCGAAAAAGACCGGTCTTGTCGAACCCTGAAGAGGATTTGCCGTAATCCGAAGGGTCGAAGCAGTAAACAGGTAAGATTGAGAGTGATTCGTTGTGTGCGGTGTTTAGGGTTTCGTTGTCGTGGACGCGTAGGTCGTTGCGGAACCACACGACGGCGGCGCGGCGGAGTGCGGCGGCGCCTGAGGGGTCAGAGGGGCGGTGGGGGAGAAGAGGGAAAGGGGATTGGAGTGGATTGTGGGAGATTGTTGACTTGAACGAAAGCTTGTTGTTAATGGagtttgaggagagagaaagtggggTTGGTGTAGAGAGAGAAAGGTGGGTGAGGGATGAAGCTTGGGTTGGGACTTTGAGCTTATTGGGTTGTTGGGGAGAGAACAAAGTTTGGGTCTTTGGTTGGAGGAAGAAATGGGTTGGGAGGatggtggagagagagagggataaTGAAGCCACTGCaaatggtggtggtggaggtggttgttgttgagtGGTGTGTTCTTCGGAAAGAACTATGCTTTGGTTTTGGTTTTCATTAGTTTGGTCAGTGTTGTGTGGTGGTTGTGGCATTTGGTGGTTGGAATCCATTGGTGGTGTTTGGAGATTGAAGAT contains:
- the LOC112756262 gene encoding uncharacterized protein; translated protein: MAPPSLSQCEKTEQLPPHHHHLQDLLNAARPFLRRELHSVDNNLPSLFDLLCSVGAGECWHKHGSFLDHLTDVHRILKLWKAPDSVCLCGLFHSAYSNSYVNLAIFDPSTGRDVVRGHVGDEAERLIHLFCIVPRQPLIHDDLLFRYSDEELVSHLRESEISLNNAKEKGIFNGEEHWRKKVQGIVPAEGVIVKHIRTGEDVRVSRRAVAIFLMLTMADFCDQWFGFQDTLFENDDGRLEFSGNNCEALWPGDGKPGLWFSSISRMGAVYNLIWREEEIFMLENKKSKTDYDFHFDRDEHIELVVPPVFDNCTKVVAAEDGIAARELYWDAVCGKKEGLERKEELLLGSIEKNPFAGEPYVVLSQVYLTEGRFEEAEKAAETGLKLLLEWGCPWDKRTSWEGWVAWVRVLLLKAMEKSWPNTGFGILNLGLVK
- the LOC112756271 gene encoding blue-light photoreceptor PHR2 produces the protein MDSNHQMPQPPHNTDQTNENQNQSIVLSEEHTTQQQPPPPPPFAVASLSLSLSTILPTHFFLQPKTQTLFSPQQPNKLKVPTQASSLTHLSLSTPTPLSLSSNSINNKLSFKSTISHNPLQSPFPLLPHRPSDPSGAAALRRAAVVWFRNDLRVHDNETLNTAHNESLSILPVYCFDPSDYGKSSSGFDKTGLFRANFLIQSVSNLRKNLQERGSDLVVRVGKPETVLVELVKAVGADAVYMHKEVSHDEVKTEEKVEKVMKEENVEVKCFWGSTLYHVDDLPFGLEDMPSNYGGFRDKVKGLDIRKTIEALDQLKGLPKRGDVEPGDIPTLTDLGLNPAATMAQEGKAAANNSMIGGETEALQRLKKFAAECEAQPNKGIKDGAQDSIYGANFSCKISPWLAMGCLSPRTMFEELKKTASRTVAASSNRNDGGNGSSSNGTNWLMFELLWRDFFRFITKKYSTPKKQQEATPVTACTGALA